DNA from Leptospira harrisiae:
GAACCACCTTCAACTTCTTCTGCATCCGTTTCTTCGGCAAAATTTGGTTCTTCGGATTCCGTTTCTTTTTTAATTCCATGGGACATGTATTTAATTACGTCCAGACGGTTCACTTCTTGTTTGGCGAGTAAATAATAGGCTTGGCTATCTTCTTCTCTAAAAAGTGCTACAAGAACATTGTTTCCATCCACTTCTTCTTTGCCAGAATTTTGAACATGGAAGGCTGCAAACTGGATGACAAACTGAACACCGACAGTGTATCTTGGTTGGATTTTTAAATCTGGAACGGCTATGGTAGAAAGATCTTCTTCAAAGTATTCTGTCAGTTCTTTTCTCAGCAGATCCAAATCACAACCTACATTGACTAAAACTTCTTTTGTTTTTTCATTATAGGTAAGACCATATAACAAGTGTTCTAATGTAATAAATTCATGGTGGTATTTACTTGCTTCGTTACCAGCAAGTTCTAAGGTTTTTTCTAAATCTAGGGAAAGGTTCATTCGTCCTCCTCTTTCGCCAATTGGCATTGTAATGGATGCCCCGCATCATCTGCGAGTTTATGTACTTCTGCAACTTTTGTCCGAGCAATGTCCAAAGAATACACCCCACAAACGGCTGATCCTGAAGTATGAGCCTTCCACATAATTTGACGAGATTCTTCCATTGTTTTCCGAAATACATTTGCTAGTACAAAGACGACAAATTCCTGCGGAGTGTAGTCGTCATTGATCAGAATTACCTTATACCGATCTGGCTTTTTTAATTTCTTTTTCTGTTTTTCTCTTTCGAGAAGTTCCACATTCATATCTGTATAAGATTTACGTTTTGGATCTGACACTTAGGTTCCCTCCCGGA
Protein-coding regions in this window:
- the clpS gene encoding ATP-dependent Clp protease adapter ClpS codes for the protein MSDPKRKSYTDMNVELLEREKQKKKLKKPDRYKVILINDDYTPQEFVVFVLANVFRKTMEESRQIMWKAHTSGSAVCGVYSLDIARTKVAEVHKLADDAGHPLQCQLAKEEDE